From Brassica oleracea var. oleracea cultivar TO1000 chromosome C3, BOL, whole genome shotgun sequence, a single genomic window includes:
- the LOC106328363 gene encoding ACT domain-containing protein ACR6, with protein sequence MDDDEYAKLFRRMNPPRVVIDNNASDDATVIQVDSVNKQGTLLEVVQVLTDMNLVIKKAYISSDGGWFMDVFKVIHQDGNKITDTQLLDFIQMRIERNAGWFIPPLRSSVGVMPSDEYTTIELAGTDRPGLLSEVSAVLTDLHCNVVNAEIWTHNTRAAAVIHATDNTTNSAITDPLRLSTIKHLLCNVVGTNSGSRAAKTVFSSCSDTHRERRLHQIMFDDRDYEGVVKRPRTSRPCVTLTNIDKDYTVVTMRSKDRPKLVFDVVCTLTDMQYVVFHGMVSTEPLEAYQEFYIRHVDGLPINSEAEQERVIQCLEAAIERRTSEGLELELSAEDRVGLLSDITRTFRENSLTIVRAEISTREGKAKDTFYVTDVTGSAVESKIVESIRKEIGVSKLKVKECSVLGTSSRGSQETTMGYLLSNIFKCKPLQ encoded by the exons ATGGATGATGATGAATATGCCAAGCTCTTCCGTAGAATGAATCCCCCCAG AGTTGTAATAGACAACAACGCTAGCGATGATGCCACTGTTATTCAG GTTGATAGTGTGAACAAACAGGGGACCCTCTTGGAAGTTGTCCAAGTCCTCACTGATATGAATCTTGTCATCAAGAAAGCTTACATCTCTTCTGATGGCGGTTGGTTCATGGACGTCTTCAAAGTCATCCACCAAGATGGCAACAAGATCACTGACACTCAACTCCTTGACTTTATCCAAATG AGGATAGAGCGCAACGCTGGCTGGTTTATTCCACCTTTAAGAAGCTCAGTTGGTGTCATGCCCTCTGACGAATACACCACCATTGAGCTCGCTGGAACCGACAGACCCGGTCTCTTGTCTGAAGTATCTGCTGTTCTCACAGACCTTCACTGCAACGTTGTCAACGCTGAGATATGGACTCACAACACCAGAGCTGCTGCAGTTATTCACGCCACCGACAATACTACTAATTCAGCTATTACGGACCCACTCCGCCTTTCCACCATAAAACATCTGCTCTGCAATGTAGTTGGGACCAACAGCGGCTCCAGGGCTGCAAAAACCGTCTTTTCATCTTGTTCTGATACACACAGGGAGAGGCGCTTGCATCAGATCATGTTTGATGACAGGGATTACGAGGGAGTCGTCAAAAGACCAAGGACATCAAGGCCCTGTGTCACACTAACAAACATTGACAAGGATTATACCGTTGTTACCATGAGGTCCAAAGATAGACCAAAGCTTGTGTTTGACGTAGTCTGTACCTTGACTGATATGCAGTATGTGGTGTTCCATGGCATGGTCAGCACAGAACCACTAGAGGCTTATCAG GAGTTTTACATCCGTCATGTAGATGGACTTCCCATAAACTCAGAAGCCGAGCAAGAACGTGTTATCCAATGTCTTGAAGCAGCCATTGAGAGAAGAACCTCCGAG GGTTTAGAGCTGGAATTATCAGCAGAAGACAGAGTTGGTCTCCTCTCAGACATAACTAGAACATTTCGAGAGAACAGCTTAACTATTGTGAGAGCAGAGATTTCAACGCGAGAGGGTAAGGCTAAAGACACGTTCTACGTTACAGACGTTACAGGAAGCGCTGTTGAATCAAAAATCGTGGAGTCAATAAGAAAAGAGATAGGAGTAAGCAAGCTGAAGGTGAAGGAATGCTCTGTTCTTGGTACAAGCAGCAGGGGCTCGCAAGAAACAACAATGGGGTATTTGCTTAGCAACATCTTCAAATGTAAGCCTCTCCAGTAA
- the LOC106328364 gene encoding glutaredoxin-C7, with the protein MQYQTESWGSYNLGFGGDVGLAADTSLLRLESLVAESAVVIFSVSTCCMCHAVKGLFRGMGVSPAVHELDLHPYGGDIQRALIRLLGCSGASSPGALPVVFIGGKLVGAMDRVMASHINGSLVPLLKDAGALWL; encoded by the coding sequence ATGCAATACCAGACGGAATCGTGGGGATCATACAACTTAGGGTTTGGCGGCGACGTGGGGCTTGCGGCGGACACAAGCCTGCTTAGGCTAGAGTCTCTGGTGGCCGAGAGCGCCGTGGTAATATTCAGCGTGAGCACGTGCTGCATGTGCCATGCCGTGAAGGGTCTCTTCAGGGGAATGGGAGTCAGCCCCGCCGTTCACGAGCTCGACCTGCACCCCTACGGCGGCGACATCCAGCGAGCACTCATTCGTCTCCTCGGCTGCTCAGGCGCCTCTTCTCCAGGTGCTCTTCCGGTCGTCTTCATAGGCGGTAAGCTGGTTGGGGCTATGGACAGAGTCATGGCTTCTCACATCAACGGTTCTCTCGTTCCTCTCCTCAAAGACGCCGGCGCACTCTGGCTCTGA
- the LOC106335421 gene encoding uncharacterized protein LOC106335421, protein MQSSNEKAFELFCYLLFVLVGLFGNQVFCIETRVNSNLNLRVTGSAHPSTLPVETTFKFPSPLHVIPPGGGERNFGKGKIDLGGLEVIQISISTSTSQRVWRTFERGPDNMGVSIFQPINLPSGFFTLGFYAQPNNRMLFGWVLVARDLSGNSLRPPLDYIEVGNTTSLAVKQDGPAYFWQPLCPSGYGAVGLFVTTSPLKPPLRQESISCVGSHLTEQRSEADTTWVWRMEGINFYGLRPATRGTEATGVYTGTFSFQQQNFPRPFLSCLRNTKFDLSSMMPSQDQTRVLFRAYSPLIYFHPEEEFLPSSVDWIFSNGALLYQKGNESNPVAVQPNGSNLPQGGSDDDLYWLDYPADKKARERVKRGDLGNIKAYLHIKPMFGGTFTDIVVWIFSPFNGNARLKILFIKSLSLGDIGEHIGDWEHVTLRISNFNGELWRVYFSEHSGGSLVEACDLEFQSGNKPVVYSSLHGHAMFSKPGLVLQGQDGNNGLRNDMARSDKFLDAGADYEVIGGPGITEPPWLNYFRKWGPIVRHDVEKTLDSIAKTLPQLLRKRFRDLVHSIPPEVLQEMGPTGPKVKKSWSADE, encoded by the coding sequence ATGCAATCATCAAATGAAAAAGCCTTTGAACTCTTCTGTTATCTTCTTTTTGTACTAGTAGGGCTATTTGGTAACCAAGTGTTTTGCATCGAAACTCGAGTGAACTCCAATTTGAATCTCAGAGTGACCGGATCTGCGCATCCATCTACGTTACCTGTGGAGACAACATTCAAGTTTCCTTCTCCATTGCATGTTATCCCTCCAGGTGGTGGTGAGAGAAACTTTGGGAAAGGAAAAATAGATCTGGGAGGTCTTGAGGTAATCCAAATCTCCATCTCAACTTCGACGTCGCAGAGAGTATGGAGAACTTTCGAGAGAGGACCTGATAACATGGGAGTCAGCATCTTCCAGCCCATCAATCTTCCTAGTGGTTTCTTCACGCTTGGTTTCTATGCACAACCCAACAACCGTATGCTTTTTGGTTGGGTTCTTGTTGCAAGAGACTTATCCGGGAATAGTTTGAGACCACCCCTTGACTACATCGAAGTCGGGAACACTACCTCCCTCGCCGTTAAGCAAGACGGGCCTGCTTATTTTTGGCAGCCTTTGTGTCCCAGTGGGTATGGAGCAGTTGGCCTATTTGTCACTACGTCTCCTTTGAAGCCCCCTCTAAGACAAGAATCTATAAGCTGTGTTGGATCCCATCTTACGGAACAGAGGAGCGAAGCTGATACAACATGGGTGTGGAGGATGGAAGGGATTAATTTTTATGGTTTGAGACCGGCCACCAGAGGAACAGAAGCGACAGGTGTGTACACAGGGACATTCAGTTTTCAGCAACAAAACTTTCCTCGTCCATTTTTGTCCTGCTTGAGAAATACAAAATTTGACTTGTCTAGCATGATGCCAAGCCAAGACCAGACTAGAGTTTTGTTTCGAGCTTACTCTCCTTTGATATATTTCCATCCCGAAGAAGAGTTTCTTCCTTCCTCTGTCGACTGGATTTTCTCCAACGGTGCCTTGTTATACCAGAAAGGCAACGAATCTAACCCCGTCGCTGTACAACCCAACGGTTCAAACCTTCCGCAAGGCGGCTCGGACGATGACTTATACTGGCTGGACTATCCGGCTGATAAGAAGGCAAGGGAAAGGGTTAAGAGGGGAGACTTAGGAAACATAAAGGCGTATCTACACATCAAGCCAATGTTTGGAGGCACTTTCACTGACATTGTCGTCTGGATATTCTCTCCTTTCAACGGCAATGCCCGACTCAAGATTTTATTCATCAAGAGTTTGTCACTAGGAGACATCGGAGAACATATTGGAGACTGGGAACACGTTACGTTGCGGATCAGCAACTTTAACGGTGAGTTGTGGCGCGTCTACTTCTCAGAGCATAGTGGAGGAAGTCTAGTAGAGGCATGCGATCTAGAGTTCCAAAGTGGAAACAAGCCCGTGGTTTACTCCTCTCTTCACGGCCACGCAATGTTCTCAAAACCAGGACTTGTCTTGCAAGGCCAAGACGGAAACAACGGCTTAAGGAACGACATGGCTAGAAGTGACAAGTTCTTGGATGCAGGTGCTGATTATGAGGTGATCGGAGGACCAGGAATCACGGAGCCACCGTGGCTGAACTATTTTAGGAAATGGGGACCAATCGTTAGACATGACGTTGAAAAGACCCTTGACAGTATCGCCAAGACACTGCCTCAACTTTTGCGTAAAAGATTCCGTGACCTCGTTCACAGTATTCCTCCCGAAGTGCTTCAAGAGATGGGCCCCACTGGTCCCAAAGTCAAAAAGTCTTGGTCTGCTGATGAATAA
- the LOC106335422 gene encoding uncharacterized protein At3g27210, whose translation MGSCVSSSHNTIKTSSDSAVKLSALISEPDTTSPVKNDVTNPATINGNSFIDSTPRVSSEEITFFDSRGWLDSDCEDDFMSVDGEFTPSRGTTPVHHKFCDKTPKADEKKHEEPSPTDNKKRLLELFKETQDQDEDEGEDDVAEGKARACLWLRTPGRSSAPATPFNNNNNDTERQQLKRVKSSAQGGCVLRLVSCSSFTERRRKMMNHTPVHVQR comes from the exons ATGGGATCCTGTGTCTCCTCTTCTCACAACACCATCAAGACCTCCTCTGATTCAGCAGTAAAGCTTTCGGCCCTAATCTCTGAACCTGACACGACATCCCCCGTCAAGAATGACGTCACCAATCCGGCCACGATCAATGGGAACTCTTTCATAGATTCCACTCCTCGGGTTTCCTCAG AGGAGATCACTTTTTTCGATTCAAGGGGGTGGCTTGATTCTGACTGTGAAGATGATTTCATGAGCGTTGATGGTG AATTTACGCCGTCGCGAGGAACAACACCGGTGCATCACAAATTCTGTGACAAAACTCCTAAAGCAGATGAGAAAAAACACGAAGAGCCGTCTCCAACAGACAACAAGAAGAGACTCCTCGAACTCTTCAAAGAGACGCAGGATCAAGATGAGGACGAAGGAGAGGATGACGTGGCAGAAGGCAAAGCAAGAGCATGTCTCTGGCTAAGAACACCGGGCAGATCTTCTGCACCGGCGACTCCTTTTAACAATAATAATAATGATACAGAAAGACAACAACTCAAGAGGGTGAAATCGTCGGCTCAAGGCGGCTGCGTTCTGCGTTTGGTTTCTTGTAGCAGCTTCACTGAGCGGCGACGGAAAATGATGAATCATACCCCCGTTCACGTCCAACGCTAA